Below is a genomic region from Sander vitreus isolate 19-12246 chromosome 15, sanVit1, whole genome shotgun sequence.
GCCGGATGAGTGGGATCCTTCATGATACCTGAAGCCCTGCTTCTGCACCTGTTGATGTAAATGTCCTCCAAGGAAGGGAGGCTGCTGTTTATGTTCCGAGCAGTTTAAACTACTCGTTGCAGCGCCTTGCTGTCAGGCGCAGAGCAGTTTCCATACCGGACACTGATGGAGGATGTCGGTGTGTGCTCTCCACCACACACCGGTAAAAGGAGGTCAGGACAGCAGGGCCAAGGCCGGTCCGCTTCTGCCTCCTCAAAGTCCAGGCGTTGGTGGGCCTTCTTTATGATGTTGGTTGCCCACGTGACGTCGTTGGAGACGTGCAGCCCCAGGTATTTAAAGGTGGACACCGTCTCCACAGCTTGTTTGGGTTAACCCCTAAAAACACTACATACTACCCTTCCCATGATGCAACTAATATGGACAAGTACACATTTCTGTTCCCAATTATCCTCAACAGTAGTTTTAGCCGTAATTAAAGCTTCTAGTATTTTTACAATATTGTGATGCGGATGGAACTTGCAATTGGTGACGCTGCTGATCTTAGCACTGGTACAACTATAGTAGTCCGACAGCTCCCTCTACAGGACAAAGTGCTTACTAACATCTATAATACGTGTTAAATGTTTAGATCGAGAAGTAACCTACTGTTTAGTGAACTCATATCAGACAAGACAAAAGACAGTGGCCTCGGTCAACAATCTGGAACTCAGCAGGGGCAGAGCCAGGCACtgtaaacattcggggctcagcCCCAACATGCTCCATTTACGGCAGCTAGATGCACTATTTTTCAAACCATTTTATGATTGAATGCTTAAAAATCAGTACATtatttgggaaaaacatgatagttgccaaggAACAGAATCATCCTGTAGAACCGACTTCCTGTGTAGTATTTAATTGTTCTCCAACTATCtttatcattctgaaaccagaacacaacaaatgttgataACTCTATTTCACTTCTGCCATCTAAAAAGAGGCAAACATTGTCTGATTGGTGACTATTTTTAAGTTACATAACAGCTTTACTAATCTTTCTAATCCGTACGATTTCACAGAATGAATGGCGATTTTTTTGCTCCATTGATTTGCCGCTGCAGTCAGAGACTCGGTGGAAATGACACAAggttgaagttattttaaacattttcgtGGCTTTTGAGAAAACCTCAATAGCAACCTGCAACTACAAATAGTTTGTTTTCAAGAAACTCAGTTGTGTCATCTTCAGTTTATTACTGAATGTACGAAAAAGAGAACGACAACAATCACCAGTGTCATTAGATAAAGTGCAATTCATATAAGCAGTCTCATTATCTGTGGGACTCAATGAAAGTTTGCTGACATGACCAATACATCACATCCTACTCAGTAATGCACATGATGGTTCACAAGTTACAGGCTTAATAATGCACGTTGTGACAGTTAACAATAATGCACAATATGACTCCGTAAATGCATATAGACACATAGTTGTGCTAACCAAGGAATATAAACATTTTGGCTCACAGTTGTATTACAAAGCATGCTGCTGTACAATATAAAACGGCAtaaactttgacaaaaaaacactAATGTTTACACACTAATGTGCAAAAGGTGTTGACTGTGAAGTTCTCCAATAATGTGTAAGTTACTGGCAAACAAATCTCACTTTCTGGCAGTGCTGAAATTACAATCAGAGGTTTAAGTGGCTTGGTTCCACTCACTGGAGCATTTGGCATGATGTCACAGGTCATGTGCCCTCATTACACAGCAGGTGTCTAGAATGAGAAGAGCTCCATGCAAATGTTGGGTGGACAATAATGTTAACCTCAAAGGAAATTCTTTATTAggaataaccccttgagatgtagcatCTCGTTTTCAAGGGGGTCCTTGTCTGATGTAAGACTGTGAGAGACATGTCCGCTCCCAAAGCTGAATAAAGGAATTGGTTGTTTTGGGGAAATAGACTtaccaagagttagatgagaagatggataccgcactcatgtctgtacattaaatatgaagctacagctagcttagcacaaagacttgaAACAGTAAGAAATAGCTACCCTGGCTCTGTCCATAGGTAACCAGCACCTGTAAAGCTCACTAATAAACACATcctattttttttgttcaatcTCATGCACGGTAAAAATgacaagatgtgtttttttttcggGGGGTTATTGAAGTTACTGTgccattagtctatatccacgatgttcctcacgatgccgccagaaattccgcctgatgtccctcttttcagttgtgtgtctgttaccttcctctttctttgtgttggcgttctaaactctggtggatttctgaggactatggttaactgctcctcagatctctgcagggtaaatccagacagctagctagactatctgtccaatctgagttttctgttaacgactaaaacaacctttgaacgtacacatgtcccaccaaaacaagttccttcccgaggctatttagcagaggcaccggggctctttctggagcttagcgccgcccaagacaattgtgattggttaacagaaataccaataaaccagagcacgtttctctcccatccaggaatgctgtgtggactagccagacccttctccgcagctctgtggaggaaggtctgggaaGGCGAGACTAGGCCTAAATATTCaggcccgacccgagcccggaCCACAGCAGCAGTTTTGGGTCCGAGCTAGTGATTGCTAAATGAAAcctcatgaagcttcatgaagcattttctttattttctgagccgactagatggcgctctctgttcaaagggttgaaagcacactgagggggctttcacacctaccttgtttggtccggactttcagacttttcagtttgatccgaaccaaaattataAGTGTGAAACCTCTCCCGGACCATGGTCCGGACCAAGCAGCCGAAATTTGGTCCAAccaaaagaggtggtctcggtccggatcaaactgaaccatggtccggttcgtttatagtgtgaaagcattttttgatGGTTCGTACTGTTCGTGCCAGattgaccaacacaaccacgttggctgacttgcgacaaatgctggttgaagaatgggatgccatcccacagcagtgtgtgaccaggctggtgaccagcatgaggaggaggtgccaggctgttgtggctgtgtatggttcttccacacgctactgaggcttctgtttgtgaaatgaataaattgttaaattgccaacatgtcttgtttcttcaaacttcaatcatccaatccaccaaacgagtcaatggcagaataagctgtttggcattggcagagatgatttggcaaattttttatgggcgcaacccacaaatgcatgttccttacaaatggggcaccatttgaaaggtaactaaacaggctttccaacggtataagatttattgccaaaaagcattgttactacagagaaataatctaccaaacacaaatgtccttactttttgtgctaagtttatgtttacaacaatttgtgattgttaacacctaaTAGGCAAACGCTTTTCTTCATGctggttttgtcacaaacagtattaaagttcggaccgataacgaggacattaagtgtaacgattgcgcgagagcttaacggctgtatttccagactttgacatttgatgatatatgcacagtattaaagaagGATATTTAGtaatttacactgtgttctgctgttatctaatgctagggtatttgatgctatcctgtattccatggagtcgggccatctcctcctcctgtgcgCCGTAGCGGTGAGACGGCAccgattaaatattaagaactAATTTTTATTTAAGCTTTAAGTTGGATTTTTTTATGGAACAATATCACTCAGAagtgcaaataacactgctggatttaatcttcatgacaacgtggatgatatggcgTGAAAATATGTGCGTGAGGTAAAAGATTTACGAGTAATTGtttttcccacatttactttctgcagtctgacttcagttcaccacctcaccatctgcgtcgccaattcccattgtctccaaaatgtgcgtacgctaGGGTTGGGCGGTATCCAAATTTTGATACCGTCAAACCTCCTCCCTATTTTACCGCGGTATACGGTATTACCGTGACTAATTAAAAATTATGACGCAAGGCTCAGACGGCGTCaccaaactgttggcttgtgcACCGTTCAGAAACTGAATACCAATACTGAAACAATCATAACATAAGAACAACttacaaaaaactactttctcctccacactgtcacgtgatgacaaccacacataattacataaattGTGCGGGGCAGACGTGTGCTGGGGGGGGGCAGCACTGCTGCCGGTTGGCGAGGAAAATCCTGTCTGCCTCCACAGCCAGCGCCCGATAGTCTCtgaaggaagagaggggggagcaggCCAGTGCGGTGTGCACGGGTGCTGGAAGCTGCCGCAGGAAAATGTGGGCGAAGACGAATGAGGGATCTGCCGCGCCCAGCACAGCCAGCATCCTCTCTATTAACTCGGACGGCTTGCTGTCGCCAAGGCCGTTCAGGGACAGCAGGCGGTCTGCTTTCAAAGAGTTCCAACGGAATGTTTTGAGTGCGTTGTACTGTACTTGCCGTTAGCCTGAGGAGCCTCTAACAGCGCCATAGCCCTGGCTGTTGCTATTTTTAGACCCCGTGGTTTACCGTATTACCGCCCAACCCtagcgtacgcatgggtcagagtttgcgtggaggaccgcacaatCTGACGTCAAGttagtttttttataaatcacaacctttgcgtgggaagtggcatacgcacattttcagccccgttttgtgcgtacgccacgtttataaatgagacccctggtgaATGCAGTGCACCTGGATTTTAACCTCACAATGTGTAACTAATCAAATTTCGATttcggctcctaacgatcaaaaaaacaacgtaaccaagaaaaacgattattttgcacgttgcgttttgcaagtaaactctcattttgtcttgtgttctgaaggggaTTTCAAAAAGTTCAAccggaaaagtattaagggaaaatGTCCCAGTTTAAGGTGcttttactgttgatttgtttaactgttttactGTTTCTTAAagttaagttcaataaatgcaatatcttcccaaaagtcaatgagtaattgtgtttaaataatcgtgatttcaatattgaccaaaataattgtgattatgatgtGATTATggtttccataatcgagcagccctatcACATCTACAGTACGTATGATCAGCACATGGCATCACCAATGTTTGTTTgagcacaacaacaaaaatccaacctttaaggacaccaattttctttgtgaatgaataatgtatcgtaaataaataaatgtttttccttaaaatacagggggcataagtaagtacacccctatgttaaattcccatagaggccggcagaattttattttttaaaggccagttatttcatggatccaggatactatgcatcctgataaagttcccttggcctttgtaattaaaatagccccacatcatcacatacccttcaccatacctagagattggcatggttttatttcagttagcctaatagctggtttgatttgcattgagagatgattttatggaaagtaccccatgccaatctctagttATTAGAGATTTAACATagaggtgtacttacttatgtcccctatattttaaggaagaacatttatttatttacaatacattattcattcacaaagaaaattggtgtccttaaagactggatttttcctcatttttttattcctctttttagtcaactttagcatgggtgtcctaattttttcacaggACTGTATGTGTcacagatttgtgtgtgtgtgtgtacagcaagATGTATTATTTTGTACTATACATACACTCAGTGCTGTCAGCCTTAGTCTTAGAGAGTCTTAGTCTTTCATTCTCCAACTATCCTCCCCTCCAGAACATCCCCTCACAGATCTGCAGCTTGATAAACGTGtaaaacaagtgaaagagaGTGATGTGCAGTTAAGCATATTTTTGTTCCCTCTTACGGACCGTCTTTCTGCCTTCTCGTCTGCCTCATTTGTTTTCCTCAGAAGCCAGCCTCTGGTTCAGGCGACAGAGCTGCCGAAGGAAGCCGTCGTTGGGTCCGATCTCTCTTCTGTGCCGCACCGTGGCCAGAGCGCTGTGGACGTCCATGTTCTGATGAAGCATCAGGTAGGCTATGACTAAGGTAGGCGAGCGGCTGTAGCCTTCCCTGCAATGAACGTACACTTTACCTGCAGAAGTAAAGAAAACCAACCGTTGCACACGTTTGACCAAATCCACAACATTGGCATCTGAGTTATTACACTTGAGTTTAATGCcacattcatttaatttttgGGGCCACTTCAAGGGTAGTGGGGAAAAGCTCAACATTGTCTTATTACAACCTTGTAAAGTCGTTATGGCTGAAGTGTTAGCAAAACCAGGGCCTATTTACAGATTCAGCAGACACAGAGGAACATAAACCTTCATTTGGAGATggaattcattcattttgtgtttccGGTCATAGGTCCAATATTAATTCTCCTTTCCTTTAAagggcccatattatgctcacttTAATGTTTATGCttatattttgggtttctactagaaaatgttttaaatgcttgtgtgtgtgtgtgtgtgtgtgtgtgtgtgtgtgtgtgtgtgtgtgtgtataatcaGTTCTTCGATCATTCTTGTGCTGTCCCACTACCTTCTGCAGTTTATATAAAACAGCTGcactatttatttttctgctttgCATTGCAGCAGCATACGCGGCACACTTTTTGGAGTGTAGTTCACTATTCCCGACTGAACACCCATATATTACATATCGTCGCTGTCGGGCAGAAGTcttgtatctccatatttcatcatttaaatttttttctttataaatgaatgctattggtcaccctttatgtctgtggtttttacaaatactgtatttaatcaGCGATGAGGCGATTTCATCTGACTTTGTCGAAGGTAAATAgctcaagaaaatgttttcaaattagccttttttgttttcctgaaaAAGCAAGggttttggacatacaagggTTTCGCCCGACAGCGACGATTTTTAAAGCGTTCTTGTACTTAAGATACAGGTTAAGTACAGTATAAAAGCTATGTTTTGTCAATGTGGTTTATGACCTTCAGTTAATTTCAGATCTGTTATCCTCTGACCTTTCCCATTTTTGTATGCCAGTGCCTTCTCTATGAAGTCTGCCGCCTCTTCAAAGTAAACGCTGATGTCGAAGTGGTCAGTGTCGCTGGCTGGTACGCCGTGGTAGGTGATTCCCGAGCCGGCATAGAACTCAGCGTTGGTGTTGACGTGCATGAAGGAGTTTCCCTCGGCGGCATTCAGGACGTGGGTGATGCCCCTACGTTTGAGACGCATCACGTTCATCGCCACAAACCTGCAGCGGATTGGTGagcaaaacaaatacacaccatAGCCTTTACTTTGCTCAGACTGCTAATGCTGAGCAGGGTTGGGtgttgtttgggttttttctagggctgggcaatatatcgatattatatcgatatcatgatatgagactagatattgtcttagattttggatatcgtgatatgagataagtgttgtcttttcctggtttta
It encodes:
- the LOC144529679 gene encoding dual specificity protein phosphatase 3-like, coding for MKNKPNQQVKTAAPDRPDMSSFEVTVQQLNDLLTDDSGFYSWPTEHFHEVYPKIYVGNAFVAMNVMRLKRRGITHVLNAAEGNSFMHVNTNAEFYAGSGITYHGVPASDTDHFDISVYFEEAADFIEKALAYKNGKGKVYVHCREGYSRSPTLVIAYLMLHQNMDVHSALATVRHRREIGPNDGFLRQLCRLNQRLASEENK